The Bacteroides sp. sequence AACATACCGGAACTTCAATATTTCAAAAAAAACGGCTTAATGAATTGGTATTAAATCATTATATTATTTGCTTAAAATGGTGATCCCCGCTTCTTTAGCAAAATATTATTTTGGCCAATAGAAGCTAATGGGGAAAGAAAAACCTAAAATGGGGAAATTATTCCACAGGATGGCCCATGATCTTTTGATGAAATAATTGCCTGATTGCTGTTTTTCTTTATTGAAGAATTTCTATGGCTGAAGCTTGCATAACGCCATTTTTCCCAGCGCAGGCTCCATTTAATACCCGGTTTTTTGAAAGAAAAGCTGATGATAGGCCTTGCAAAAAGTATTTGGAAGGCTTTTTGAATCATTTATTAAACATCAATCTGTAATTCAATGGTACCGGATCCGGAAAACAACCAACGCTTTAATATAAAGCATATTCCAGGCTTGATAAAACGAACTGCCATTTCATGGAACGAGGATGACCCATGGCGGTTAAGCGCCGTAGTGGCTTATTATGCCATCCTGTCATTGCCAGGCCTGCTGGTTATCATTATTACCATGCTGGGTTATATTTGGGGCGCTGAAATCGTTGAAGGGCACATTTATGCTGAGATTAAGGCAACCCTTGGGCAGTCTGCCGCCAACGCTATTAAGTCGATAATAGAAAATGCGGGAAGCGGCGAAAGCTCATGGATTGCAACAGTAATTGGTGTTGCTGCCCTTGTTTTTGGTGCAACAGGGGTCTTTTACCACCTGCAAATATCCATTAACAAGATATGGGAAGTTGAGTCAGATCCCAAAAGTGGAATACTGCAATATCTAATCGACCGGACAAAAAGTTTTGGTTTTGTTTTGGTTGTCGGATTTTTATTACTCATTAGTTTTGTTATTTCGGCCATTCTCAGGGCTTTACAGGATTATATTGTACAGTGGATTCCAAACATCGCTTACCTGATATTGTGGATTGCAGAACTGCTGATTTCATTTGGTGTCATTACGGTTTTATTTGCATTAATCTATAAATATTTGCCGG is a genomic window containing:
- a CDS encoding YihY/virulence factor BrkB family protein; the protein is MVPDPENNQRFNIKHIPGLIKRTAISWNEDDPWRLSAVVAYYAILSLPGLLVIIITMLGYIWGAEIVEGHIYAEIKATLGQSAANAIKSIIENAGSGESSWIATVIGVAALVFGATGVFYHLQISINKIWEVESDPKSGILQYLIDRTKSFGFVLVVGFLLLISFVISAILRALQDYIVQWIPNIAYLILWIAELLISFGVITVLFALIYKYLPDVHIGWRSVWIGAIITSLLFAIGKEGLTYYFGEASPGNVYGAAGSIIIILLWVSYSCLILFFGAEFTAIYTRRYGYKFKPKSHAKFKNKPE